From the genome of Flavobacteriales bacterium, one region includes:
- a CDS encoding 50S ribosomal protein L10 — MNKQDKNQVIDRLADKLSGNPHFYLTDISNLTVEVSNQLRRKCFEKGVSLEVVKNKLLLKAMERANDGYADLHAILNGSTSIMFSETANVPAKIIKEFRKAHDRPILKAAYVEESIYIGDDQIETLATLKSKEELVGEIIALLQSPAKNVVSALQYGKNTIAGLLKSLEENPVQPKAAAAPQAATEAPAAEASAAAPQGEAEEQPAEGGESAPENKPSAENEAGSEKSE, encoded by the coding sequence ATGAACAAGCAAGACAAAAATCAGGTAATAGACAGGTTGGCGGATAAGCTATCCGGTAACCCTCATTTTTACCTGACTGATATTTCCAATCTGACGGTTGAGGTCTCTAATCAACTGCGTAGGAAGTGCTTCGAAAAAGGGGTGAGCCTTGAGGTGGTGAAGAACAAGTTGTTGTTGAAAGCCATGGAACGTGCAAATGACGGCTATGCCGATCTGCATGCCATTCTAAACGGATCCACCTCAATCATGTTTTCCGAAACGGCCAATGTACCGGCCAAGATTATCAAGGAATTCAGAAAGGCACATGACAGACCAATTTTGAAGGCTGCTTATGTAGAAGAGTCCATCTACATAGGAGATGATCAGATCGAAACCCTGGCGACGCTCAAATCGAAAGAAGAGCTTGTCGGAGAAATTATCGCTCTGTTGCAATCTCCTGCGAAGAATGTGGTATCTGCATTGCAGTACGGGAAGAACACCATCGCTGGTTTATTAAAATCACTGGAGGAAAATCCTGTACAACCCAAAGCAGCAGCTGCACCTCAGGCAGCGACAGAAGCACCCGCAGCAGAAGCATCCGCAGCAGCTCCCCAGGGAGAAGCAGAGGAACAACCCGCTGAAGGTGGTGAAAGCGCACCTGAGAACAAACCGAGTGCGGAAAATGAGGCAGGTAGTGAAAAAAGTGAGTAA
- the rplA gene encoding 50S ribosomal protein L1, with the protein MARISKKRKEALSKIQPGQQYQLNDAVKLVKEVTKANFDASVDLAVRLGVDPRQANEMVRGTVTLPHGLGKEVRVLVLCTADKEEEAKKAGADHVGLDDYIEKIKTGWTDIDVIITMPSVMAKIGALGKILGPRGLMPNPKTGTVTPDVGKAVTEVKAGKIDFKVDKQGIIHASVGKASFEDQKLFENARELLQTIIKLKPSSAKGTYLKSISLSSTMSPGIEVDTKTLAE; encoded by the coding sequence ATGGCAAGGATCAGTAAAAAACGAAAGGAAGCACTGTCGAAAATTCAACCCGGTCAGCAATACCAATTGAACGATGCAGTGAAATTGGTGAAGGAAGTGACCAAAGCGAATTTTGATGCGTCAGTGGATCTGGCCGTCAGATTGGGTGTGGATCCCCGTCAGGCCAATGAAATGGTAAGAGGAACCGTTACCCTGCCTCATGGGCTCGGTAAGGAAGTTCGTGTACTGGTTCTTTGCACAGCCGACAAAGAAGAAGAAGCAAAGAAAGCGGGCGCGGATCATGTAGGCCTTGACGACTATATCGAAAAGATCAAAACCGGATGGACCGATATCGATGTGATCATCACCATGCCAAGTGTGATGGCCAAAATCGGTGCCCTCGGTAAAATACTCGGCCCCAGAGGCCTCATGCCTAACCCGAAAACAGGAACTGTTACGCCTGATGTGGGTAAAGCCGTTACAGAGGTAAAAGCGGGTAAAATTGATTTTAAAGTGGATAAGCAGGGAATTATCCACGCTTCCGTTGGCAAAGCTTCCTTCGAAGACCAAAAGTTATTCGAAAACGCCAGGGAACTGCTCCAGACCATTATTAAACTGAAACCGTCATCGGCTAAAGGGACATACCTGAAAAGTATTTCTCTTTCTTCTACCATGAGCCCCGGCATCGAGGTAGATACCAAGACGCTTGCAGAATAA
- the secE gene encoding preprotein translocase subunit SecE: MDKVGLKAYLEETVDELVHKVSWPTWSELQSSGIIVMIASVLIAVAVLIMDVVFGINPGGIFGWNGVFGLFYGIDS, from the coding sequence ATTGATAAAGTGGGTCTAAAAGCATACCTGGAAGAAACAGTTGATGAGCTGGTACACAAAGTGTCCTGGCCCACCTGGAGCGAACTGCAAAGCAGCGGCATCATCGTGATGATCGCTTCTGTTCTGATTGCAGTGGCCGTATTGATCATGGATGTCGTTTTCGGAATCAATCCGGGCGGAATCTTCGGATGGAACGGCGTCTTCGGCCTTTTTTATGGTATTGATAGCTAA
- the rplL gene encoding 50S ribosomal protein L7/L12 produces MADLKVFADQLVNLTVKEVSELAQILKDEYGIEPAAAAVAVAGGVAGGAADAGAEAKSAFDVILKSGGASKLAVVKLVKDLTGLGLKEAKDLVDGAPKPIKEGVSKDEAESLKQQLEEAGAEVELA; encoded by the coding sequence ATGGCAGATCTTAAGGTTTTTGCAGATCAGTTGGTAAATCTGACTGTAAAAGAGGTTAGTGAACTTGCTCAGATCCTGAAGGACGAGTATGGTATCGAGCCGGCAGCCGCAGCAGTTGCTGTTGCAGGTGGCGTTGCAGGCGGTGCTGCAGATGCAGGTGCTGAGGCCAAGTCAGCGTTTGATGTAATCCTGAAATCAGGTGGCGCATCTAAACTTGCCGTTGTGAAGCTCGTGAAGGACCTCACCGGTCTTGGTTTGAAAGAAGCCAAGGACCTGGTTGACGGTGCCCCGAAACCGATCAAGGAAGGTGTTAGCAAAGACGAAGCAGAGTCTTTGAAACAACAGCTGGAAGAAGCAGGAGCCGAAGTTGAGCTCGCATAA
- a CDS encoding helix-hairpin-helix domain-containing protein has product MHPFRKLVLEYHSYTNGEKRGLIILATLILFLWAVIEWWPDPKPPELPSNLQEHALIKQQAHGPDPEKSLTLTDSSGEVNPAPSAKYRISQRSVRKQEVKPDPVEINTASAETFQKLPGIGSVLSGRIVKYRDLLGGFSNINQLYEVYGLDSAVVNQNKKLMKLEVVPEPHLHLNDSDFRTLLRHPYFSLELVKSIANSRRDSPFQNNAELVERGLVTPELYAKIAPYLIAL; this is encoded by the coding sequence ATGCATCCATTTCGCAAGCTCGTCCTCGAGTACCACAGCTATACCAATGGTGAAAAGCGTGGCCTGATCATTCTGGCCACACTCATTCTTTTTCTATGGGCTGTAATTGAATGGTGGCCGGACCCCAAACCACCGGAATTACCATCGAATTTGCAGGAGCATGCATTGATAAAGCAACAAGCGCATGGCCCGGATCCCGAAAAATCTTTAACGCTGACAGATTCCTCAGGTGAGGTAAATCCGGCCCCAAGTGCAAAATACCGGATTTCCCAGCGCAGCGTCCGTAAACAGGAAGTGAAACCGGATCCCGTTGAAATCAATACCGCTTCGGCAGAAACATTTCAGAAACTTCCAGGTATCGGTTCCGTGCTTTCCGGACGCATTGTGAAATACCGGGATCTGCTCGGAGGGTTTAGCAATATCAATCAGCTGTATGAGGTATATGGCCTTGACTCTGCTGTGGTTAACCAAAATAAAAAACTGATGAAACTGGAAGTTGTTCCGGAGCCACACCTCCACTTGAATGATTCGGATTTCCGAACGCTGTTGCGACATCCGTATTTCTCTCTTGAACTTGTGAAATCAATTGCCAACAGCAGACGTGATTCGCCGTTTCAGAACAATGCCGAGCTTGTGGAAAGGGGATTGGTAACCCCGGAATTATATGCTAAAATTGCACCTTATTTAATAGCACTATGA
- the tuf gene encoding elongation factor Tu produces MAKEKFERTKPHVNIGTIGHVDHGKTTLTAAITTVLASKGLSELRSFDSIDNAPEEKERGITINTSHVEYQTANRHYAHVDCPGHADYVKNMVTGAAQMDGAILVVASTDGPMPQTREHILLARQVGVPRIVVFMNKVDMVDDPELLDLVEMEIRELLSFYEFDGDNTPIIRGSALGGLNGDEKWVDKIMELMAAVDDYVPVPKRDVEKPFLMPVEDVFSITGRGTVATGKIETGVINVSEEVEIVGMQEEKLKSTVTGVEMFRKLLDRGEAGDNVGLLLRGIDKNDIRRGMVIAKPGSITPHTEFKAEVYVLKKEEGGRHTPFHNKYRPQFYFRTTDVTGEIMLPEGREMVMPGDNVTIDVKLIVPVAMDKGLRFAIREGGRTVGAGQVVEIVK; encoded by the coding sequence ATGGCAAAAGAAAAATTCGAACGGACCAAACCCCACGTGAACATTGGTACGATTGGTCACGTTGACCACGGAAAAACCACACTTACGGCAGCAATTACAACTGTGCTGGCCAGTAAGGGACTTTCAGAACTGCGGTCGTTTGACTCGATCGACAATGCACCTGAAGAAAAAGAGCGTGGTATCACGATCAACACCTCTCACGTTGAGTACCAAACTGCAAACCGTCACTACGCCCACGTGGATTGCCCAGGTCACGCCGACTATGTGAAGAACATGGTAACTGGTGCTGCGCAAATGGACGGTGCCATTCTCGTGGTAGCTTCTACAGATGGTCCGATGCCACAGACTCGCGAACATATCCTTCTTGCCCGTCAGGTTGGTGTACCTCGTATCGTTGTTTTCATGAACAAAGTAGACATGGTAGACGATCCTGAACTGTTGGATCTCGTTGAAATGGAAATCAGAGAGCTGCTTTCTTTCTACGAATTTGACGGTGACAATACCCCGATCATCCGTGGTTCTGCCCTTGGTGGTTTGAATGGTGATGAAAAATGGGTTGACAAAATCATGGAACTTATGGCCGCAGTGGATGACTACGTTCCGGTTCCCAAGCGTGATGTTGAAAAGCCATTCCTGATGCCCGTTGAGGACGTGTTCTCAATCACAGGTCGTGGTACCGTTGCTACCGGTAAGATCGAAACCGGTGTGATCAACGTGAGTGAAGAGGTTGAGATCGTAGGTATGCAGGAAGAAAAACTGAAATCAACCGTTACTGGTGTTGAGATGTTCAGAAAACTCCTCGACCGCGGTGAAGCTGGTGACAACGTAGGTCTTCTGCTTCGTGGTATCGATAAGAATGATATCCGTCGTGGAATGGTTATCGCAAAACCAGGTTCTATCACTCCTCATACAGAATTTAAAGCTGAGGTTTATGTATTGAAGAAAGAAGAAGGTGGTCGTCATACCCCTTTCCATAACAAATACAGACCACAGTTCTATTTCAGAACAACGGATGTTACCGGTGAGATCATGCTGCCAGAAGGTCGTGAAATGGTAATGCCCGGTGATAACGTGACGATCGATGTAAAATTGATCGTTCCTGTAGCCATGGACAAAGGACTGCGTTTCGCCATCCGTGAAGGTGGTAGAACCGTTGGTGCCGGCCAGGTTGTTGAGATTGTAAAATAA
- a CDS encoding alanine:cation symporter family protein — protein MRLNKINLLISGILIALSLSTFAQDPEAIDTVQKSFDQRIDDALTPASNAITNFIFTTIPITSSKEVPFVLIWLVLGAIGFTIYMGFINLRGFPLSLSIVRGKYDDPNDKGEVSHFQALTAALSGTVGLGNIAGVAIAITVGGPGATFWMIVAGLLGMSSKFVECTLGVIYRKIDDNGVVSGGPMYYLKQGLKEKGMGGFGAVLAVIFAICCIGGSFGGGNMFQVNQACQQFINITGGPDSIISGGGRWIFGLVMAALVFIVIVGGIKGIAKVTDKIVPFMCGLYVLAALIVIMGHFSEIPLAFSLIFEGAFSPSAALGGFIGVLITGFQRAAFSNEAGIGSASIAHAAVKTNEPVTEGLVALLEPFIDTVVVCTMTALVIVITGFYSSAETDGITLTSHAFESVIPGSRYVLGVAVVLFAFSTMISWSYYGLKAWTFLFGDTKAMDLTYKLIFLLFVVFGSAMNMNSVVGFSDAMIFAMCFPNVLGLVILAPVVKNQLNSFVSRIKSGEIKQYK, from the coding sequence ATGCGATTAAATAAAATCAACTTACTGATTTCTGGAATTCTTATTGCCCTAAGCCTGTCCACTTTTGCACAGGATCCGGAAGCAATTGATACGGTTCAGAAATCATTTGATCAGCGTATCGATGATGCCTTAACGCCTGCTTCTAATGCCATTACCAATTTTATATTTACAACAATTCCGATCACTTCCTCTAAAGAAGTCCCTTTTGTTTTAATTTGGCTGGTTCTGGGAGCGATTGGCTTTACCATATATATGGGCTTTATCAACCTTCGGGGTTTTCCGCTGTCCCTATCCATTGTTCGGGGGAAATACGATGATCCGAATGACAAGGGAGAGGTTTCTCACTTCCAGGCACTCACGGCAGCCCTCTCAGGAACGGTTGGTTTAGGAAATATTGCCGGTGTAGCTATCGCAATCACCGTTGGGGGCCCAGGTGCAACGTTCTGGATGATTGTTGCGGGGTTGTTGGGGATGTCATCCAAGTTTGTAGAATGTACACTGGGTGTTATATACAGGAAAATTGATGATAACGGGGTGGTTTCCGGTGGACCTATGTACTATCTGAAACAAGGCCTGAAAGAAAAAGGAATGGGTGGATTTGGTGCCGTGCTGGCTGTGATATTTGCGATATGCTGTATCGGTGGTTCATTTGGCGGAGGTAATATGTTCCAGGTTAATCAGGCATGTCAACAATTTATCAATATTACCGGAGGCCCGGATAGCATCATTTCGGGTGGTGGTCGCTGGATATTTGGGTTGGTTATGGCTGCCCTCGTTTTTATCGTTATTGTGGGTGGTATTAAGGGTATTGCGAAGGTCACGGATAAGATCGTTCCATTTATGTGCGGTCTTTACGTACTGGCTGCTCTTATTGTGATCATGGGGCATTTCAGTGAGATTCCATTGGCATTCTCTTTGATCTTTGAAGGCGCCTTTTCTCCTTCGGCAGCACTTGGTGGATTTATTGGTGTATTGATCACCGGTTTTCAAAGGGCGGCATTTTCAAATGAGGCGGGAATTGGTTCTGCTTCAATTGCACACGCTGCTGTAAAAACCAATGAGCCGGTAACCGAAGGGTTGGTCGCACTCCTGGAACCTTTCATTGATACTGTTGTGGTTTGCACAATGACGGCTTTGGTCATTGTAATCACTGGTTTCTATTCGTCCGCGGAAACCGATGGTATTACGCTTACTTCCCATGCTTTTGAAAGTGTCATTCCTGGCAGCAGGTATGTGCTTGGTGTGGCAGTTGTGCTTTTCGCATTTTCAACAATGATATCATGGTCCTACTACGGATTAAAGGCATGGACCTTTTTGTTTGGTGATACAAAGGCCATGGATTTGACGTATAAATTGATCTTTTTGCTATTCGTAGTTTTCGGATCCGCGATGAATATGAATAGCGTGGTCGGGTTCTCGGATGCCATGATCTTTGCCATGTGCTTTCCCAATGTGTTAGGTCTGGTTATTCTTGCACCAGTTGTGAAGAATCAACTGAATTCATTTGTGTCCAGGATCAAATCCGGGGAGATCAAGCAATATAAGTAG
- a CDS encoding tyrosine-type recombinase/integrase, with protein sequence MSLTRFLKYIEIEKRYSPHTLSSYKKDLQQFSDYLIRTYETVELSSVRHGMIRSWLAELSESGLTASSINRKISSLRSYYKYLQRHHGFEGDPMSKVVAPKKPKRLPVFVEASSMDRIWSEVQFDDGFPGKRDQLILELLYATGMRLAELVSLCDEDVDRFQSQIKVLGKRNKERIIPVSPQVIDAILAYQQVRDTHTDNKSHGRLLTLNNGKPLYPKFVYRLVHNTLGQVSTITTKSPHVLRHTFATHLLNNGADLNAIKELLGHASLAATQVYTHNTVDKLKSIYKQAHPRA encoded by the coding sequence ATGTCGCTTACCCGGTTCCTGAAATATATTGAAATTGAGAAGCGTTATTCCCCTCACACGCTTTCTTCCTATAAAAAGGACTTACAACAATTTTCTGATTACCTCATTCGGACTTACGAGACTGTAGAGTTGTCTTCCGTAAGACATGGCATGATCCGGTCGTGGCTCGCTGAGCTGTCCGAGAGCGGCTTGACAGCTTCATCCATCAATCGGAAAATCTCATCCCTAAGAAGTTATTATAAGTATCTGCAGCGCCATCATGGATTTGAAGGAGATCCTATGTCCAAAGTGGTGGCTCCCAAGAAACCAAAGCGGCTTCCGGTATTTGTAGAAGCATCTTCTATGGACCGGATATGGTCCGAGGTTCAATTTGATGATGGCTTTCCCGGAAAGCGTGATCAACTAATACTGGAATTGCTTTATGCCACCGGAATGCGGTTGGCGGAACTGGTGTCTTTGTGTGATGAAGATGTAGATCGTTTTCAGTCACAGATAAAAGTGCTGGGTAAAAGGAATAAAGAACGGATTATACCGGTTTCTCCTCAAGTCATAGATGCAATCCTGGCGTACCAACAAGTGCGTGACACCCATACTGATAATAAAAGTCATGGAAGGCTGCTTACCCTGAATAATGGAAAACCCTTGTATCCGAAGTTTGTATACAGGTTGGTGCATAACACATTGGGGCAGGTTTCCACAATTACTACCAAAAGTCCACATGTTCTCCGTCATACATTTGCGACACACCTGCTAAATAACGGAGCAGACCTGAACGCTATCAAAGAGTTGCTCGGGCATGCAAGTCTGGCTGCAACACAAGTGTATACCCACAATACCGTAGATAAATTGAAGTCTATTTATAAACAAGCCCATCCCAGGGCATAA
- the rplK gene encoding 50S ribosomal protein L11, whose product MAKEVSGLIKLQVKGGAANPAPPIGPALGAKGVNIMDFCKQFNARTQDQPGKVLPVIITVYTDKSFEFIIKTPPVAVQLKEVSKQKSGSPEPNRKKVATVSWDQVRKIAEDKMPDLNAFTVESAMKMVAGTARSMGINVSGGNAPA is encoded by the coding sequence ATGGCAAAGGAAGTTTCAGGCCTGATTAAGCTTCAGGTAAAAGGTGGCGCCGCAAATCCCGCCCCGCCCATCGGACCCGCACTGGGTGCCAAGGGTGTGAACATCATGGATTTCTGCAAGCAGTTCAACGCAAGAACGCAGGATCAACCGGGTAAGGTGCTTCCGGTTATCATCACGGTCTATACGGATAAGTCATTTGAATTTATCATCAAGACCCCACCTGTTGCCGTGCAACTCAAGGAAGTGAGCAAGCAAAAATCAGGAAGCCCGGAGCCCAACCGTAAAAAGGTGGCTACCGTTAGCTGGGATCAAGTTAGAAAGATCGCTGAAGATAAAATGCCTGACCTGAATGCCTTCACCGTAGAGTCTGCCATGAAAATGGTGGCCGGTACCGCAAGAAGTATGGGAATCAATGTAAGTGGTGGAAACGCCCCCGCTTAA
- the nusG gene encoding transcription termination/antitermination factor NusG — MSQTENSEKKWYVVRAASGKEKKVKDYIESEVSRLGLADYISQVLIPTEKVYQIRKGKKVSKERNFFPGYILVEANLVGEIPHVLKNIPGVMGFLGNRGEAVPLRMSEVNRILGKVDELAESEEEITVPFIVGETVKVIDGPFNSFSGVIEEINDEKKKLKVMVKIFGRKTPLELSYMQVEKES; from the coding sequence ATGAGCCAAACTGAAAATAGCGAAAAAAAGTGGTACGTTGTTCGTGCGGCCAGTGGTAAGGAAAAGAAGGTTAAGGATTATATCGAGTCTGAAGTAAGCAGGCTGGGCCTGGCGGATTATATTTCACAAGTTCTGATACCCACTGAAAAAGTATATCAGATACGAAAAGGAAAGAAAGTAAGTAAAGAGCGTAACTTCTTCCCGGGATACATTCTGGTGGAAGCCAATCTTGTAGGAGAGATTCCTCACGTATTGAAAAACATACCCGGAGTGATGGGTTTTCTTGGTAACAGGGGTGAGGCAGTTCCACTGCGCATGTCTGAAGTAAACAGGATTCTGGGTAAAGTGGATGAACTGGCGGAAAGTGAAGAGGAAATCACGGTTCCTTTCATCGTAGGGGAAACAGTGAAGGTGATCGACGGACCATTCAACAGCTTCAGCGGAGTGATTGAGGAGATCAATGACGAGAAAAAGAAACTGAAGGTAATGGTGAAAATATTCGGGCGTAAAACGCCACTCGAATTGAGTTACATGCAAGTGGAAAAAGAATCTTAA
- the raiA gene encoding ribosome-associated translation inhibitor RaiA, producing the protein MNLKIHSIHFDADHKLVAFVQERIDKLQQYFDNIIGGEVYLRIEKGNNGIDNKVAEIRLNIPGRELFAKKHAKSFEESTDVAVEALRRQIKRYKEKVRKV; encoded by the coding sequence ATGAATTTAAAGATCCATTCCATTCATTTTGACGCTGATCACAAGCTAGTTGCGTTTGTTCAGGAACGAATTGATAAACTCCAGCAGTATTTTGACAACATTATTGGTGGAGAAGTGTATTTGCGAATTGAAAAAGGAAACAACGGCATCGATAATAAGGTAGCCGAGATTCGCTTGAATATTCCCGGAAGGGAGTTGTTTGCCAAGAAACATGCCAAGTCATTTGAAGAATCAACCGATGTTGCGGTTGAGGCTTTACGGCGCCAGATCAAGCGTTACAAGGAGAAAGTCCGCAAGGTCTGA
- a CDS encoding acyl-CoA dehydrogenase encodes MNFELSENQRMIADMIRDFGDKHIRPNLMKWDESQEFPIEVFKKLGELGLMGVLVPTEYGGSGLTYKDYVVVVSEIARICGSIGLSTAAHNSLCTGHILQFANEEQKKKWLPKLASGEWIGAWGLTETNTGSDAGNMLTTAVEDGDHYVINGSKNFITHGKSGDVAVVIVRTGEKGDRKGTTAFVVEKGTPGFSAGKKEDKLGMRASETTELIFDNCRVHKDNILGEVGDGFVQAMKVLDGGRISIASLSLGIAKGALDASLKYAKERHQFNQPISNFQGIAFKLADMRTEVEAAELLTFQAAAKKDAGEVVTTLAAMAKYYASEVSVRVSTEAVQIFGGYGYTKEFPVEKFYRDSKLCTIGEGTSEIQKLVIAREILKV; translated from the coding sequence ATGAATTTCGAACTGAGCGAGAATCAGCGCATGATCGCTGATATGATTCGTGACTTTGGGGACAAGCATATTCGTCCCAATCTGATGAAGTGGGATGAATCCCAGGAATTTCCCATTGAAGTGTTTAAGAAGTTGGGTGAACTCGGCCTGATGGGGGTCTTGGTGCCAACTGAATATGGCGGATCAGGACTAACCTACAAGGATTATGTGGTTGTGGTTTCCGAGATTGCCCGCATATGTGGCTCAATTGGACTATCCACCGCAGCGCATAATTCCTTATGCACCGGGCACATCCTGCAGTTTGCCAATGAGGAGCAAAAGAAGAAATGGCTTCCAAAGTTGGCATCCGGTGAATGGATCGGAGCCTGGGGGTTGACTGAGACCAATACAGGATCCGATGCCGGGAATATGCTGACCACCGCGGTGGAAGATGGGGATCATTATGTGATCAACGGAAGTAAAAACTTCATCACGCATGGTAAGTCAGGTGACGTTGCGGTTGTTATCGTCAGAACAGGGGAGAAAGGCGATCGCAAGGGAACCACGGCCTTCGTGGTTGAAAAAGGTACGCCGGGTTTTTCTGCTGGAAAAAAGGAGGACAAACTGGGCATGCGTGCGTCGGAAACAACGGAGCTGATCTTTGATAATTGCCGTGTTCATAAAGACAATATCCTGGGTGAAGTAGGTGACGGTTTCGTACAGGCCATGAAAGTGCTTGATGGTGGCAGGATATCTATCGCCTCGTTGTCATTGGGCATTGCCAAAGGCGCTTTGGATGCTTCGTTGAAATACGCAAAGGAACGACACCAGTTCAATCAGCCGATATCTAACTTTCAGGGCATTGCCTTTAAGTTGGCCGATATGAGAACAGAAGTGGAGGCGGCTGAATTGTTGACTTTCCAGGCTGCCGCTAAGAAGGATGCGGGTGAAGTTGTAACCACACTGGCTGCAATGGCCAAGTATTATGCATCGGAAGTGTCTGTCCGTGTTTCTACAGAAGCTGTGCAGATTTTCGGTGGGTATGGATATACAAAAGAGTTTCCGGTAGAGAAGTTTTACCGTGATTCCAAACTGTGCACCATCGGCGAAGGAACATCTGAAATACAAAAACTGGTCATCGCACGGGAGATATTGAAGGTTTAG
- a CDS encoding adenine phosphoribosyltransferase: MISDQLKAAIRDVPDFPKPGIMFKDITPVFLDPVLCGEITKAMKELVSHLSIDAVVSIESRGFMFGFMLAQAMNVPFVPVRKVGKLPYETVTQQYELEYGFAEVEMHVDAIRSGWKVLIHDDLLATGGTASATAQLVERMGGSVSAFVFLIHLSFLSGNSKLVAFSEHTYSLAEY; the protein is encoded by the coding sequence ATGATATCAGATCAGCTTAAAGCCGCTATCAGGGATGTACCTGACTTCCCCAAGCCGGGCATCATGTTCAAAGACATCACGCCCGTTTTTCTTGATCCGGTACTTTGTGGGGAGATTACCAAGGCCATGAAGGAGTTGGTCTCGCATCTCTCCATTGATGCTGTCGTTTCAATTGAAAGCCGTGGGTTCATGTTCGGTTTTATGCTGGCGCAGGCGATGAATGTGCCCTTCGTACCCGTTCGCAAAGTGGGAAAGCTCCCTTATGAAACGGTAACACAGCAGTATGAACTGGAATACGGATTTGCTGAGGTGGAAATGCATGTGGATGCGATCCGGTCAGGCTGGAAAGTTCTCATCCATGACGACCTTTTAGCAACCGGAGGAACAGCATCTGCCACCGCTCAATTGGTGGAAAGAATGGGAGGGAGCGTTTCCGCTTTCGTTTTTTTGATACATTTGTCGTTTCTGAGTGGAAATAGCAAGCTGGTTGCCTTTTCGGAGCACACCTACAGTCTTGCAGAATATTAA
- a CDS encoding 30S ribosomal protein S21, whose product MIIIPVKEGENIEKALKKFKKKFERTGVVRELRDRQTFTKPSVDRRQKKLKAVYKEKMKDQFASN is encoded by the coding sequence ATGATTATTATACCTGTAAAAGAAGGCGAAAACATTGAGAAGGCACTCAAGAAGTTCAAAAAGAAATTTGAGCGTACGGGTGTGGTGCGGGAATTAAGAGACCGTCAAACTTTCACAAAGCCTTCTGTAGACCGGCGTCAAAAGAAATTGAAAGCTGTCTACAAGGAGAAAATGAAAGACCAGTTCGCCAGCAACTAG